The Amycolatopsis sp. QT-25 genomic sequence GAGCACGGGATCCGGTTGTCCTACAACGACTGTGGTGACGGCCCGCCCGTTCTTCTGCTGACCGGCACCGGTGCGCCGAGTTCGGTGTGGGACCTGCATCAGGTGCCCGCGTTGCGCGCCGCCGGATTCCGCGTGATCACCATGGACAATCGCGGGATTCCGCCGAGCGACGACGGCACGGCGGGCTTCGCCATCGAAGACCTCGTCGCGGATGTGGCCGCCCTGATCGACTTTCTCGACGCGGTGCCGTGTCGCGTGATCGGGACGTCGATGGGTTCGTACGTCGCGCAGGAGGTCGCGCTCGCCCATCCGGAACTGCTGCATTCGGTCGTGCTGATGGCGGCCTGTGGCAAGAGCAGTCTCGTCCAGCGCGAGCTCGCCGAGGGTGAGGCGAAGCTGATCGAACAGGGCATCGAGTTGCCGCCGGGGTTCCTCGCCGCGGTCCGTGCCATGCACAACCTGGGGCCCGCGACCCTCGCCGACGACGATCTCGCCGGAGACTGGCTCGACCTGTTCGCGGCGTCGGGGCAGTGGGGGCCGGGCGTCCGGGCGCAGTTGCTGCTGAGCGCGTTGCCGGATCGCCTCGACGCCTATCGTGCGATCGAGGTGCCCTGCCACGTCGTGTCGTTCGAGCACGACCTCGTGGCGCCACCGGCCGCCGGGCTCGAACTGGCTTCGGCGATCCCCGGCGCGACCCACCGCACGATCTCCGCGTGCGGGCATTTCGGCTACCTCGAGAACCCGGAAGCGGTGAACCGCGAGCTGATCCGGTTTCTCCGCACCGAATCGCGCGAGACACTGGGAGAGACCGCATGACCGTCCTTTCGGCGGCCACGACACCGGCCCTGTTCGAGGCGACCGCAGCCGTGCTGCCGGATCGCCCGGCGGTGGCCATGGACAGCACCACGCTCACCTACGCGGAGCTGAACGGCGAGGCCAACCGGCTCGCCCGGCGGCTCGTGGCGCACGGCATCGGCCCGGAGCGGCTCGTCGCGCTGGCGA encodes the following:
- a CDS encoding alpha/beta hydrolase — translated: MLMTTEHGIRLSYNDCGDGPPVLLLTGTGAPSSVWDLHQVPALRAAGFRVITMDNRGIPPSDDGTAGFAIEDLVADVAALIDFLDAVPCRVIGTSMGSYVAQEVALAHPELLHSVVLMAACGKSSLVQRELAEGEAKLIEQGIELPPGFLAAVRAMHNLGPATLADDDLAGDWLDLFAASGQWGPGVRAQLLLSALPDRLDAYRAIEVPCHVVSFEHDLVAPPAAGLELASAIPGATHRTISACGHFGYLENPEAVNRELIRFLRTESRETLGETA